In a single window of the Verrucomicrobiota bacterium genome:
- the tsaD gene encoding tRNA (adenosine(37)-N6)-threonylcarbamoyltransferase complex transferase subunit TsaD, producing MPAILAIETSCDETSAAIVRDGTVLANVVSSQIQIHATYGGVVPELAVREHLKNLPPVVRLALAEAGLTPGQLDAVAATQGPGLPMALLAGFKMAQALAFAARKPFLGIHHHEAHLYSPWIAGQPPAADFAKLQPNVSLIVSGGHTMLVHVQGELQHRLLGSTVDDAAGECFDKVAKLIGLPYPGGPEMDRLAEGGNPKAYDFPRPMIHEHHDDFSFSGLKTSVRYFLQKHPGLLDDTQTIRDLCASVQAAIVETLIAKTMRAARRLCVRCVTASGGVTCNRALRQELAVACQRNRLELRLADRTLCTDNAAMIGVLAERKWLAKTRVTALDAEIIPGWQLDAA from the coding sequence ATGCCAGCCATTCTCGCCATTGAAACCTCGTGTGATGAAACCAGCGCCGCCATCGTGCGAGACGGCACAGTACTAGCCAACGTGGTGTCCTCGCAGATTCAAATCCATGCGACCTACGGTGGGGTAGTGCCGGAATTGGCGGTGCGCGAGCATCTGAAGAACTTGCCGCCCGTCGTCCGGTTGGCCTTGGCCGAGGCCGGCCTCACCCCTGGACAACTCGATGCCGTGGCCGCCACCCAAGGGCCCGGACTGCCCATGGCACTCCTGGCGGGTTTCAAAATGGCTCAGGCCCTCGCGTTCGCGGCCCGCAAGCCATTTCTGGGCATTCACCATCACGAGGCGCATCTGTATTCTCCCTGGATTGCCGGTCAACCGCCCGCGGCGGATTTCGCAAAATTGCAACCCAACGTCTCGCTCATCGTCAGCGGCGGGCACACCATGCTGGTGCATGTGCAAGGGGAATTACAGCATCGCCTGCTGGGTTCAACGGTAGACGATGCCGCCGGGGAATGCTTCGACAAGGTGGCCAAACTCATCGGGCTCCCCTACCCTGGCGGTCCAGAAATGGACCGGTTGGCCGAAGGGGGCAACCCAAAGGCGTATGATTTTCCGCGTCCGATGATTCATGAACATCATGACGACTTCAGTTTCAGCGGTTTAAAAACCTCCGTCCGCTACTTCCTGCAAAAACATCCCGGGTTGCTGGACGACACGCAAACGATTCGTGATCTCTGCGCCAGTGTCCAGGCGGCCATCGTCGAGACACTGATCGCCAAAACCATGCGCGCCGCCCGGCGGTTGTGCGTCCGGTGTGTGACGGCCTCCGGCGGCGTGACCTGCAATCGCGCCTTGCGTCAGGAATTGGCCGTCGCGTGCCAGCGAAACCGCCTGGAACTTCGCCTGGCGGATCGCACCCTTTGCACGGACAACGCGGCGATGATCGGGGTTTTGGCCGAGCGCAAATGGCTGGCGAAAACCAGAGTCACCGCCCTCGACGCTGAAATTATACCGGGCTGGCAACTGGACGCGGCATAA
- a CDS encoding SUMF1/EgtB/PvdO family nonheme iron enzyme: protein MSNDLIPLVSGNKVGAERFTLVKQLGQGGMGVVWLAQDDRLRKQVALKFLPPSVQSDPRALDGLRRETARAQLLTHPHIIRIHDLHEFRDENAFLSMEFISGKTFDAMGWDQPGSVFQWVAIREWIKQLCDALEYAHRKGVIHRDLKPANMMLDATDNTLKLADFGIAAVVSDSLSRVSVQSPTSGTAAYMSPQQINGEKPKAADDLYALGASLYHLLTSRPPFYTGIIPYQVVHTEPEPMSVRLADFQIQNDIPPHVTEVVMACLAKDPAQRPQSAKEVWDRLAAGDTAEPGAAEGPIIFPTIAAPPDDQPVAPAMDAIAATKPATDPVAPEIFATVPASSPTAGKMGKSQTMRRATTPPAAPEVGVTVPATTSTKKATTLAAGTPDAGQKNPFSHEPRRGMTSHTTDASTPSIWNLRTAGIAAVLILILSACAWYWGLEVPRQRAEQEATRKRTEQAALKAEQDKQAAEEQARLAADAIKRKLDAEAKARQEAEEKALREEQARRDAEAKLQETARLKAAAEEKALEEARQRLAAEDARLKAEAKTQEEIRLQNAAMAKAVEEEKQKAEAQSKALEDAWRRAAADEARIKAEARAQEETRTKNAAQMRALEEARKKAIAETKALDDKRQRAMEDERRLTAQSRALEEARLRAVIEAKAKPEPIHPPTPPVTPQVVVVTPEVRPTNIPTRPPEVRPVHVTPPPTQPGPARAAPEMVTSDSHSKTGEAIASAVDGAAEAGATVGRFFKGVFNPSAGNEREKPVRRILKGKPQPGARWTNSLGMIFAPVHGTKTLFSIYETRYKDYSAYAQVTSGMDNSWVKVTYQGAPVSSNPDHPVTMVSWSDAKAFCQWLTESEQRNGDLADGQSYRLPTDREWSDAVGLGPEQGNTPAERSDKIPNVYPWGTAWPPPPRSGNFADINARKRIPGLPAYLERYDDHAVTTAPVGKSEARPNPFGLFDMSGNVAEWCEDSFDGEQARVLRGGSWAVGSPRPLFSSDRDRALPNARNTQTGFRVVLGFGER, encoded by the coding sequence ATGAGCAATGATTTAATACCGCTAGTCTCCGGCAATAAGGTCGGGGCGGAACGCTTTACCCTGGTGAAACAGTTGGGCCAGGGCGGGATGGGTGTGGTCTGGCTGGCGCAGGACGACCGCCTGCGCAAACAGGTGGCACTGAAATTCCTGCCGCCCTCGGTGCAATCCGATCCACGCGCGCTCGACGGACTGCGCCGCGAGACCGCGCGCGCACAATTATTGACCCACCCCCACATCATCCGCATTCACGACCTGCACGAATTTCGCGATGAGAACGCCTTTCTCTCCATGGAGTTCATTTCCGGCAAGACCTTCGACGCCATGGGTTGGGACCAGCCGGGCAGCGTCTTTCAATGGGTAGCCATTCGGGAGTGGATCAAGCAACTGTGTGACGCGCTCGAATACGCGCACCGCAAAGGGGTCATTCACCGCGACCTGAAGCCGGCCAACATGATGCTGGATGCCACCGATAATACGCTGAAACTGGCGGATTTCGGCATTGCGGCGGTGGTGAGCGATTCCTTAAGCCGAGTATCAGTCCAAAGTCCCACCAGCGGGACGGCGGCCTACATGAGTCCGCAACAAATCAACGGTGAAAAACCGAAGGCGGCGGATGACCTGTACGCGCTCGGCGCATCGCTCTATCATTTGCTGACCAGCCGCCCACCGTTTTACACTGGCATCATTCCCTACCAGGTGGTGCATACCGAGCCCGAACCCATGTCGGTGCGGCTGGCGGATTTTCAGATTCAAAACGATATTCCGCCACACGTCACGGAAGTCGTCATGGCGTGCCTCGCAAAAGACCCGGCCCAACGCCCGCAAAGCGCCAAAGAAGTCTGGGACCGGCTCGCCGCCGGTGACACTGCGGAACCCGGGGCGGCCGAGGGTCCGATCATCTTCCCAACCATCGCAGCCCCACCGGACGACCAACCCGTGGCGCCAGCGATGGATGCGATTGCCGCCACCAAACCCGCCACCGATCCGGTGGCCCCGGAAATATTCGCCACCGTCCCAGCCAGCTCACCAACCGCTGGAAAAATGGGGAAATCCCAAACCATGCGGCGGGCCACCACGCCGCCGGCGGCACCGGAAGTCGGCGTCACCGTTCCAGCCACCACCAGCACCAAGAAAGCCACGACGCTCGCAGCGGGCACGCCGGACGCCGGACAAAAAAATCCTTTTTCCCACGAGCCGAGGCGGGGGATGACTTCGCACACGACCGATGCCAGCACGCCCAGTATATGGAATCTACGCACGGCGGGCATCGCGGCCGTCTTGATTTTGATACTCAGCGCCTGCGCCTGGTATTGGGGCTTGGAAGTGCCGCGCCAGCGGGCGGAGCAGGAAGCGACACGCAAGCGGACGGAACAAGCCGCGCTGAAAGCCGAGCAAGACAAGCAAGCCGCCGAAGAACAAGCTCGGCTGGCAGCCGACGCGATCAAGCGCAAACTCGACGCCGAGGCGAAAGCGCGGCAAGAGGCGGAAGAAAAAGCCCTGCGGGAAGAGCAAGCCCGCCGCGACGCTGAAGCCAAACTGCAGGAAACCGCGCGATTGAAAGCCGCCGCCGAAGAAAAGGCCTTGGAGGAGGCCCGGCAACGGCTGGCCGCCGAGGACGCTCGGTTAAAGGCGGAAGCCAAAACGCAGGAGGAAATCCGCCTGCAAAACGCCGCCATGGCCAAGGCCGTCGAAGAAGAAAAACAGAAAGCCGAAGCGCAGTCCAAAGCGCTGGAAGACGCTTGGAGACGCGCCGCCGCCGATGAAGCGCGCATCAAAGCCGAGGCGCGGGCGCAAGAGGAAACCCGCACCAAGAACGCCGCGCAAATGCGCGCCCTTGAGGAAGCCCGGAAAAAGGCCATCGCGGAAACCAAAGCCTTGGACGATAAACGTCAGCGGGCCATGGAGGATGAAAGGCGCCTGACCGCTCAGTCGCGCGCGCTGGAAGAGGCTCGCCTGCGCGCCGTCATCGAGGCCAAAGCGAAGCCCGAGCCGATTCACCCACCCACGCCGCCAGTCACCCCTCAAGTGGTCGTGGTCACACCAGAGGTGCGCCCCACCAACATCCCCACGCGTCCCCCTGAAGTTCGCCCCGTCCATGTTACCCCGCCACCCACTCAGCCCGGGCCTGCCCGGGCCGCGCCAGAGATGGTCACTTCCGATTCACATTCCAAAACGGGCGAGGCCATTGCCAGCGCCGTGGACGGGGCTGCCGAAGCCGGAGCCACCGTCGGTCGTTTTTTCAAGGGAGTTTTCAACCCCTCCGCCGGCAATGAAAGGGAGAAACCCGTACGCCGTATTCTCAAAGGCAAACCGCAACCCGGAGCGCGATGGACGAACAGTCTGGGGATGATCTTCGCCCCGGTGCATGGCACCAAAACCCTGTTTTCCATTTACGAAACCCGTTACAAGGACTACTCGGCCTATGCCCAGGTAACCTCCGGCATGGATAACTCCTGGGTCAAAGTAACCTATCAGGGTGCGCCCGTGAGTTCCAACCCGGACCACCCCGTCACCATGGTCAGTTGGTCGGATGCCAAAGCGTTTTGCCAATGGCTCACCGAAAGCGAACAGCGTAATGGCGACTTGGCGGACGGCCAATCGTACCGCCTGCCAACGGATCGGGAATGGAGCGATGCCGTCGGATTGGGACCGGAACAAGGCAACACGCCCGCCGAGCGCAGTGATAAAATTCCCAATGTCTATCCCTGGGGGACCGCCTGGCCGCCCCCGCCACGTTCGGGAAATTTTGCCGATATAAACGCGCGAAAACGCATTCCCGGTTTGCCGGCCTATCTCGAACGCTACGATGATCACGCGGTCACCACCGCGCCGGTCGGCAAATCGGAAGCCCGGCCCAACCCATTCGGGTTGTTCGACATGAGCGGCAACGTCGCGGAATGGTGCGAAGACTCGTTTGATGGGGAGCAGGCCCGGGTGCTGCGCGGCGGTTCCTGGGCGGTCGGCAGCCCGCGGCCCCTGTTTTCCTCGGACCGCGACCGCGCGTTGCCTAACGCGCGCAACACCCAAACCGGTTTTCGGGTGGTGCTCGGTTTTGGCGAACGCTGA
- a CDS encoding aconitase family protein: MTLTEKILARAAGKARVQAGENIWVNADILMTHDVCGPGTIGVFKREFGKHAKVWDRHKVVITPDHYIFTADSKSNRNVDILREFAQEQNLPYFYDVIDDTKGSWAFDVSKGQFIRQFGSKYAGVCHSALPQKGHTRPGEVLFGTDSHTCTAGAFNEFATGIGNTDAGFVMGTGKLLIKVPETMHFRLEAKMQPGVMAKDLILHVIGEVGFDGATYRAMQFDGPGVTWLSIDDRMTVANMAIEAGGKNGIFEFDARTAEYVDNRTRLNGTKTSYTPAEPDSDQKFCYELVVHLDKLEPTVACHPDPGQRKLAKEMGHIKLDRAYIGSCTGGKTSDFVAFAKIIRGRKVSIDTFGVPATPEILNELQTTRWDDKTLWQILVEAGVMMTENAGCAACLGGPVDTFGRMNTPLKCISATNRNFPGRMGHKESQVFLASPATVAASAITGKITDPREFV, translated from the coding sequence ATGACGTTGACTGAAAAAATTTTGGCCCGCGCCGCTGGCAAAGCCCGCGTGCAGGCCGGCGAAAACATCTGGGTGAACGCAGACATACTGATGACGCACGATGTCTGCGGCCCGGGCACCATTGGCGTGTTCAAACGCGAATTTGGCAAGCATGCCAAAGTGTGGGACCGCCACAAAGTGGTGATCACCCCGGACCATTACATTTTTACGGCCGACTCCAAGTCGAACCGCAATGTGGACATCCTGCGCGAATTCGCCCAGGAACAAAACCTGCCCTATTTCTACGATGTCATTGACGACACCAAAGGCAGTTGGGCATTCGATGTTTCCAAGGGGCAATTCATCCGGCAATTCGGCTCCAAGTATGCCGGCGTGTGCCACAGCGCGCTGCCACAGAAAGGCCATACCCGTCCCGGAGAGGTGCTCTTTGGCACGGATTCCCACACCTGCACCGCCGGTGCATTCAATGAATTTGCCACCGGTATCGGCAACACCGACGCCGGCTTTGTCATGGGCACCGGCAAACTCCTGATCAAGGTTCCCGAAACCATGCACTTCCGCCTGGAAGCCAAAATGCAACCGGGCGTCATGGCCAAAGACCTGATCCTGCACGTCATCGGCGAAGTCGGTTTTGACGGGGCCACTTATCGCGCCATGCAATTCGACGGCCCGGGCGTAACCTGGCTGTCCATCGACGACCGGATGACCGTGGCTAACATGGCCATCGAAGCGGGCGGAAAAAATGGCATCTTTGAATTCGATGCCCGCACGGCGGAATACGTGGATAACCGCACCCGGTTGAACGGCACCAAGACCTCATACACGCCCGCCGAGCCGGATTCGGATCAAAAGTTCTGCTACGAATTGGTGGTGCATCTGGACAAATTGGAACCCACCGTCGCGTGCCATCCTGATCCCGGCCAGCGCAAGCTCGCCAAGGAAATGGGCCATATCAAGTTGGACCGCGCCTACATCGGGTCCTGCACGGGCGGCAAAACCAGTGATTTTGTGGCCTTTGCCAAAATCATTCGCGGACGCAAGGTGAGTATTGACACCTTCGGGGTGCCCGCCACGCCTGAGATTCTCAATGAACTGCAAACCACGCGCTGGGATGACAAGACGCTCTGGCAAATCCTGGTGGAGGCCGGCGTGATGATGACTGAAAACGCGGGTTGCGCCGCCTGTCTGGGCGGCCCGGTGGACACGTTCGGGCGCATGAACACCCCGCTCAAGTGCATCAGTGCCACCAACCGGAATTTCCCCGGCCGCATGGGCCACAAGGAAAGCCAGGTATTCCTGGCCTCGCCAGCCACCGTGGCGGCCAGCGCCATCACCGGCAAGATCACCGATCCGCGCGAGTTTGTTTAA